The Salvia splendens isolate huo1 chromosome 21, SspV2, whole genome shotgun sequence genome includes a window with the following:
- the LOC121785489 gene encoding uncharacterized protein LOC121785489, with product MVKNDLTPLKIGIRASKYRIHFDFRRLETLGVAESERVSEVEVKFLPPGTCIQGKDTRASRVFKQRRESVTRVYTKTRECHACLHKDARSSCVFIKDARGSRVFPITGNVFFRVQMADIDSHDVHSWNLPRFRWVLSFAPPLLVSATPHVARAGAAKAASTPYGKQQIIMESRSQSLQLTSIFIGL from the exons atggTCAAAAATGACCTAACACCACTTAAAATAGGAATTAGAGCATCAAAATATCGGATTCACTTCGATTTCCGCCGGCTAGAGACGTTGGGCGTCGCTGAGAGTGAGAGAGTGAGCGAGGTGGAAGTGAAGTTTCTGCCGCCTGGAACATGTATCCAAGGCAAAGACACGAGAGCGTCACGCGTGTTTAAACAAAGACGCGAGAGTGTCACGCGTGTTTACACAAAGACGCGAGAGTGTCACGCGTGTTTACACAAAGACGCAAGATCATCATGCGTGTTTATAAAAGACGCGAGAGGCTCACGTGTCTTTCCCATCACGGGAAATGTTTTTTTCCgagtacaaatggcggatatcgACTCTCACGACGTACATTCGTGGAATTTACCCCGTTTCCGTTGGGTGTTATCTTTCGCCCCGCCTCTTCTGGTCTCGGCGACTCCGCACGTTGCAAGAGCTGGAGCAGCCAAAGCCGCCTCCACCCCCTACGGTAAACAGCAG ATAATCATGGAGTCACGGAGTCAATCGCTGCAACTAACGAGCATTTTCATTGGTCTGTGA